The Microbacterium horticulturae genome has a window encoding:
- a CDS encoding sugar kinase, which translates to MRVVTLGETMALVRTRDVGSLRHATDLVLGIGGAESNVAIGLRRLGVDVSWLGRVGDDSLGERVLREVRAEGVDVRGVVDPHAPTALMVKERPTPTSTWVGYYRVAAAGSHLSRDDIPPGWIEQAQIMHVTGITPLLSPSAHDAVVAAIDRAHAAGVRVSFDINYRSALGAAEHAGPLLRTLAQNADMVFGGGDELELLYPGLDPLEAARELCSGVPREVVWKRGADGACAVRPGEIVEVQGLVVDVVDTVGAGDAFVAGYLSAALEGLDTEARLRRGNICGALACTAAGDWESSPTRRDLDRFGARAADPVAR; encoded by the coding sequence ATGCGCGTCGTCACTCTGGGGGAGACGATGGCGCTCGTGCGCACACGGGATGTCGGCTCGCTGCGACATGCCACCGATCTCGTGCTGGGCATCGGCGGTGCCGAGAGCAATGTCGCCATCGGGCTGCGACGGTTGGGCGTCGACGTGTCGTGGCTCGGACGCGTGGGCGACGACTCGCTGGGTGAGCGGGTGCTGCGTGAGGTCCGCGCGGAAGGCGTCGACGTGCGAGGCGTCGTCGACCCGCACGCTCCCACTGCGCTGATGGTGAAAGAACGCCCGACCCCGACGTCGACCTGGGTCGGCTATTATCGCGTCGCGGCGGCGGGTTCGCATCTGTCGCGCGACGACATTCCCCCGGGATGGATCGAACAGGCGCAGATCATGCACGTGACGGGAATCACTCCGCTGCTGTCGCCGTCTGCCCATGACGCCGTCGTCGCGGCGATCGATCGCGCGCATGCGGCGGGTGTGCGCGTCAGCTTCGACATCAACTACCGTTCTGCCCTGGGCGCTGCGGAACACGCAGGTCCGCTGCTGCGCACGCTGGCACAGAACGCCGACATGGTGTTCGGCGGTGGGGATGAGCTCGAGCTTCTGTACCCCGGCCTCGATCCGCTCGAGGCCGCACGAGAGCTCTGCAGCGGCGTGCCGCGCGAAGTGGTCTGGAAGCGCGGGGCGGACGGCGCATGCGCCGTGCGCCCCGGTGAGATCGTGGAGGTACAGGGCCTCGTCGTCGACGTCGTCGACACCGTCGGTGCCGGTGACGCGTTCGTCGCCGGCTACCTCAGCGCCGCGCTCGAGGGCCTCGACACCGAGGCCCGGCTGCGTCGGGGCAACATCTGCGGCGCGCTGGCCTGCACCGCCGCGGGGGACTGGGAGTCTTCGCCCACACGCCGCGATCTCGATCGATTCGGCGCGAGAGCAGCAGACCCCGTAGCGCGATGA
- a CDS encoding bifunctional 4-hydroxy-2-oxoglutarate aldolase/2-dehydro-3-deoxy-phosphogluconate aldolase: MTGERLALPERTGASCLIVVARAGDAAEYDRVLDVLIDVGIRSVELTLTTPRTIERLPELVDRYDGALDLGVGTVTDTEQLRRAVLAGARYIVTPVSSTDLVHAAVESGTPIIPGGLTPSELFASWSAGASAVKVFPATQVGPAYVKDLRGPFPDIEVVPSGGVDLAGAVRWLDAGAAAISVGGPLLGDAFSGGDLAALRERAVAFVDVVAEHA, from the coding sequence ATGACTGGTGAGCGTCTTGCACTCCCCGAACGCACCGGTGCTTCGTGTCTCATCGTCGTCGCGCGCGCCGGCGACGCCGCCGAGTACGACCGTGTGCTCGATGTGCTCATCGACGTCGGCATCAGAAGTGTCGAGCTGACACTGACGACACCGCGAACCATCGAGCGGCTGCCTGAACTGGTCGATCGCTATGACGGCGCCCTGGACCTCGGCGTGGGCACGGTCACCGACACGGAGCAGCTCCGTCGCGCCGTTCTGGCCGGTGCGCGGTACATCGTCACGCCCGTGAGCTCCACCGACCTCGTTCACGCCGCAGTCGAGTCGGGAACGCCGATCATCCCCGGTGGACTGACCCCCAGCGAGCTGTTCGCCTCGTGGTCGGCCGGAGCCTCAGCGGTGAAGGTCTTTCCCGCCACGCAGGTGGGCCCCGCATATGTGAAGGACCTGCGGGGTCCCTTTCCCGACATCGAGGTCGTCCCGTCCGGCGGGGTGGACCTGGCCGGTGCCGTTCGATGGTTGGATGCCGGTGCTGCTGCCATCAGCGTGGGCGGTCCTCTTCTCGGGGATGCCTTCTCGGGAGGAGATCTCGCCGCGCTGCGCGAGCGGGCCGTCGCCTTCGTCGACGTCGTCGCGGAGCACGCGTGA
- the manD gene encoding D-mannonate dehydratase ManD, with protein MTIERADVICTSPGRNFVTLKIVTSDGVVGWGDATLNGRELAVASYLADHVASTLIGGDEDRIEDTWQYLYRGPYWRRGPVTMAAIAAVDMALWDIKAKKLGVPLYQLLGGASRDGIRVYGHASGADYAALKDAVSGYLEEGYTAVRVQAGVPGLGQIYGVAGNKPGTRYDYEPAHRAPDGSPATRPTEESWDTPAYLAFMPEIFGHLREDFGSGLRILHDGHHRMSPIEAARFAKDVEPHRLFWLEDCTPGEDQSALRLVRSHSTTPLAVGEVFNSVYDYQTLITERLIDYVRSSVTHAGGITAMKKLLDFAAIYGVKSGMHGPTDVSPVGMAAALHLDLAIHNFGIQEYMPHNETTLEVFQTSYTFDRGFLHPGDATGLGVELDEKSAAHFDYTKAYLPVNRLMDGTVHDW; from the coding sequence ATGACCATTGAACGCGCAGACGTCATCTGCACGAGCCCGGGCCGCAACTTCGTGACCTTGAAGATCGTCACGTCCGACGGAGTGGTGGGGTGGGGGGATGCCACGCTGAACGGCCGTGAGCTGGCCGTGGCGTCGTACCTCGCAGATCACGTCGCGTCGACGCTGATCGGAGGGGACGAAGACCGCATCGAAGACACCTGGCAGTACCTGTACCGCGGGCCCTACTGGCGGCGTGGACCGGTCACGATGGCGGCGATCGCGGCCGTCGACATGGCGCTGTGGGACATCAAGGCCAAGAAACTCGGTGTGCCGCTGTACCAGCTGCTGGGTGGCGCCAGTCGCGACGGGATCCGCGTCTATGGGCATGCATCGGGGGCCGACTATGCGGCTCTGAAAGACGCCGTCAGCGGCTACCTCGAGGAGGGCTACACGGCGGTCCGCGTGCAGGCCGGTGTGCCCGGATTGGGGCAGATCTATGGCGTCGCCGGCAACAAGCCGGGTACGCGATATGACTACGAGCCGGCCCACCGCGCACCCGACGGCTCGCCGGCGACCCGGCCGACCGAGGAGTCGTGGGACACGCCGGCGTACCTCGCCTTCATGCCTGAGATCTTCGGTCACCTGCGGGAGGACTTCGGCTCGGGACTGCGGATACTGCACGACGGGCATCATCGGATGTCGCCGATCGAGGCGGCGCGCTTCGCGAAGGACGTCGAGCCGCACCGCCTGTTCTGGCTGGAGGACTGCACGCCGGGAGAGGACCAGAGCGCGCTGCGCCTGGTGCGCAGCCACTCGACCACGCCGCTCGCCGTCGGCGAGGTGTTCAACTCGGTTTACGACTACCAGACGCTCATCACCGAGCGGCTGATCGACTATGTGCGATCGTCGGTCACTCACGCAGGCGGCATCACGGCGATGAAGAAGCTGCTGGACTTCGCCGCGATCTACGGCGTCAAGTCGGGCATGCACGGGCCGACCGATGTGTCGCCCGTCGGCATGGCCGCCGCCCTCCATCTAGATCTCGCGATCCACAACTTCGGCATCCAGGAGTACATGCCGCACAACGAGACCACGCTCGAGGTCTTCCAGACCTCATACACCTTCGACCGGGGATTCCTTCACCCCGGTGATGCTACCGGCTTGGGGGTCGAACTCGACGAGAAGAGCGCTGCGCACTTCGACTACACGAAGGCGTATCTGCCGGTGAACCGGCTCATGGACGGGACCGTGCATGACTGGTGA
- a CDS encoding MFS transporter yields MSTAETPKTQTTTPPTASRSMGDLVRAAVSGWLGTALEFMDFQLYSLAAALVFSQLFFADEDPAVAVVLSMATYGVGYVARPIGAFVFGRLGDRIGRRKVLFYTILLMGVATTLIGVLPTYEQVGFVAPLLLVVLRLLQGFGAGAEISGAGVMLAEYAPAERRGVIASLVALGTNCGTLFASSVWAILLAVMLENDVIAWGWRIPFIASAVIVLFALWVRFSLKESPVFEERADVIDGKALSHDEMVAHATATNDIRTLESLDRKPLKAVLVSFFLRFGQAGNSGLIQTYLISFITITLALEKGIGPDVVIVSSLIGFATIPLVGWLGDRFGRRRMYVIMTSLSLVLIIPTMLAIDSKQIGWVFVGYIVIHNVSVLGLASMENISLPEIFGARNRYTLTAVVREIAAIIATGVGPIVAAAWVAAATGSVIPIMVLLGVFTASALVAAIVAPEWSGRDLTDPRPAM; encoded by the coding sequence ATGAGCACGGCAGAAACACCGAAGACGCAGACGACCACGCCGCCCACAGCGAGTCGATCCATGGGGGATCTGGTCCGCGCAGCCGTATCGGGCTGGCTCGGCACCGCCCTGGAGTTCATGGACTTCCAGCTCTATTCGCTCGCTGCGGCCCTTGTATTCAGCCAGCTGTTCTTCGCGGACGAAGACCCGGCCGTCGCCGTGGTGCTCTCGATGGCGACCTACGGTGTCGGATATGTCGCGCGACCGATCGGCGCCTTCGTGTTCGGGCGCCTCGGCGACCGCATCGGCCGGCGCAAGGTCCTCTTCTACACGATCCTTCTGATGGGGGTCGCGACGACTCTCATCGGCGTGCTCCCCACCTATGAGCAGGTCGGGTTCGTCGCACCGCTGCTGCTGGTCGTGCTGCGACTTCTGCAGGGCTTCGGGGCCGGCGCTGAGATCTCCGGCGCGGGCGTCATGCTCGCCGAGTACGCCCCGGCCGAGCGCCGCGGTGTCATCGCTTCGCTGGTCGCCCTCGGTACCAACTGCGGCACGCTGTTCGCGTCGTCGGTGTGGGCGATCCTCCTGGCGGTGATGCTCGAGAACGATGTGATCGCGTGGGGGTGGCGCATTCCGTTCATCGCCAGTGCGGTGATCGTGCTGTTCGCTCTGTGGGTGCGCTTCTCGCTGAAGGAGAGCCCCGTGTTCGAGGAACGCGCGGACGTCATCGACGGCAAGGCGCTCTCCCACGACGAGATGGTGGCCCACGCCACTGCGACCAACGACATCCGCACGCTGGAGTCGCTGGACCGTAAGCCCCTCAAGGCCGTGCTCGTGTCGTTCTTCCTCCGATTCGGGCAGGCCGGCAACTCCGGCCTCATCCAGACCTACCTGATCTCGTTCATTACCATCACCCTCGCCTTGGAGAAGGGGATCGGTCCGGACGTCGTCATCGTCTCGTCGCTGATCGGGTTCGCCACGATCCCTCTCGTCGGCTGGCTCGGCGACCGGTTCGGCCGCCGCCGCATGTACGTCATCATGACGTCGTTGTCGCTGGTGCTCATCATCCCGACGATGCTCGCCATCGATTCGAAGCAGATCGGCTGGGTGTTTGTCGGCTACATCGTGATCCACAACGTCTCGGTCCTCGGCCTGGCGTCGATGGAGAACATCAGCCTTCCCGAGATCTTCGGCGCCCGCAACCGGTACACCCTGACCGCTGTCGTCCGTGAGATCGCCGCGATAATCGCGACCGGCGTCGGCCCGATCGTCGCCGCGGCGTGGGTCGCAGCCGCGACAGGGTCGGTCATTCCGATCATGGTGCTTCTGGGCGTGTTCACCGCATCGGCGCTGGTCGCTGCGATCGTCGCACCGGAATGGTCCGGCCGAGATCTGACCGACCCTCGACCCGCGATGTGA
- a CDS encoding L-idonate 5-dehydrogenase, whose product MKALAIHGKEDIRWEEEELPEPGPGEIRLRVKYVGICGSDLHYYFHGANGEYAVREPLTPGHELSAVIDLDPSGRWDAGTRVTVHPARYGAPVPGLEDRPHLLPGGDYLGSAATMPHRQGGASEYLIVSESMVRTLPDGLPLRRAALAEPLAVALHAVSLAGGVAGKRVLVIGAGPIGLLVVAAARHAGATSIAASDVRPEPLERAQRLGAAETVLVGRDDIPAESYDVVFECSAVPVSVTTAVSAVRRAGTIVQVGMLPDAEISVNLAPLLAKEVTVRGAFRFAHEIDEAIALLAESDLLDSVITHVLPADEAVTAFGIARDSAASAKVLLAL is encoded by the coding sequence ATGAAGGCGCTCGCCATCCACGGCAAGGAAGACATCCGCTGGGAGGAGGAGGAGCTCCCCGAGCCCGGTCCGGGCGAGATTCGGCTGCGGGTCAAGTACGTGGGCATCTGCGGTTCGGATCTGCACTACTACTTCCACGGCGCAAACGGCGAATACGCCGTGCGCGAGCCGCTCACGCCTGGGCATGAGCTCTCGGCCGTCATCGACCTCGACCCGTCAGGACGCTGGGACGCGGGCACGCGTGTGACGGTGCATCCGGCTCGCTATGGCGCCCCTGTCCCGGGCCTGGAAGACCGGCCGCATCTGCTGCCCGGCGGCGACTACCTCGGCAGCGCCGCCACGATGCCGCATCGTCAGGGAGGGGCATCCGAGTACCTCATCGTCTCTGAGAGCATGGTTCGGACCCTTCCCGACGGCCTGCCGCTGCGGCGTGCAGCACTGGCGGAGCCTCTCGCCGTCGCCCTGCACGCCGTCTCACTTGCCGGCGGTGTTGCCGGAAAGCGCGTTCTCGTCATCGGAGCAGGCCCGATCGGGCTGCTTGTGGTCGCCGCAGCGCGGCACGCCGGCGCGACCTCGATCGCCGCCAGTGATGTGCGGCCCGAGCCTCTCGAGCGTGCGCAGCGCCTTGGTGCCGCGGAGACCGTGCTCGTGGGGCGCGACGATATCCCCGCGGAGTCGTATGACGTCGTCTTCGAGTGCTCCGCGGTCCCCGTGTCCGTGACCACGGCCGTGAGCGCTGTGCGCCGCGCGGGGACCATCGTGCAGGTCGGGATGCTGCCCGACGCGGAGATCTCTGTCAACCTCGCCCCATTGCTGGCGAAGGAAGTCACGGTCCGAGGAGCCTTTCGCTTCGCGCACGAGATCGACGAAGCCATTGCGCTTCTGGCCGAGTCCGATCTGCTGGACAGCGTGATCACGCATGTCCTTCCAGCTGATGAGGCCGTGACCGCGTTCGGCATCGCCCGAGACTCTGCAGCATCCGCGAAGGTCCTCCTCGCCCTCTGA
- a CDS encoding mannitol dehydrogenase family protein, whose amino-acid sequence MSALQLTRAADLPIAMPGTAPRAGILHLGLGSFHRAHQAVYTAAAVAAGGGDWGIVGVASRSRSIVDAMNDQDMLYSVATISPEGMSLTLPGVHTDAFVGADDPERVVAAIADPTIRVVTLTVTENGYSFSPVTGGLDLDAPEIRADLHDRGAHSTIGQLARGLQQRAALGGAPLTILSCDNLTANGRHTRQLVEQFLHALPSAQAEGALALLEGAVTFPSSMVDRIVPATTSRLRDDVSALLGVHDAVPVPAEPFSMWAIEDDFAAGRPDWDAGGAVFTAHVDQYEQLKVRLLNGTHSLIAYVGALSGEQTIAASVAVPQIERAAWTILDDEYGPSVEVPPAVDIEEYKRQLFLRWGNSALAHRTSQVGTDGSVKLRQRIPEPALLALEQGRMSHMIALTVAAYLSCIAPLPGFDPGSIAQEMKDVARPRLAELAERTHHGAGLAAAVIGDLQLFGPRLAEHPLFSSRVGELIDVIARHGVSAAVEESIASSRGAGARALS is encoded by the coding sequence ATGAGTGCGCTGCAGCTCACCCGAGCGGCGGATCTGCCCATCGCCATGCCCGGTACAGCACCGCGCGCCGGCATTCTGCACCTGGGCCTCGGCAGCTTCCACCGTGCGCACCAGGCCGTGTACACCGCAGCCGCTGTTGCAGCAGGTGGGGGCGACTGGGGCATCGTCGGTGTCGCGTCGCGCTCGCGCTCGATCGTCGATGCAATGAACGACCAGGACATGCTGTACTCCGTGGCTACGATCTCGCCCGAGGGGATGTCACTGACGCTGCCCGGCGTGCACACCGACGCCTTCGTCGGTGCCGACGACCCCGAGCGCGTCGTCGCGGCGATCGCCGACCCGACCATCCGCGTCGTGACGCTCACCGTCACGGAGAATGGGTACAGCTTCTCACCGGTGACCGGGGGCCTCGATCTCGATGCGCCCGAGATCCGCGCCGATCTCCACGACCGCGGCGCGCACTCGACAATCGGACAGCTCGCGAGGGGCCTGCAGCAACGCGCGGCCCTAGGAGGCGCTCCGCTGACGATCCTCAGCTGCGACAACCTCACCGCGAACGGGCGCCACACGCGCCAGCTCGTGGAGCAGTTCCTTCACGCCCTGCCCTCCGCTCAGGCCGAAGGCGCGCTCGCACTGCTCGAAGGCGCGGTCACGTTCCCGTCGAGCATGGTCGATCGCATCGTGCCCGCCACGACGTCGCGACTGCGTGACGACGTGAGCGCACTGCTCGGCGTTCACGATGCGGTGCCGGTTCCGGCCGAACCGTTCTCGATGTGGGCGATTGAGGATGACTTCGCGGCCGGCCGTCCGGACTGGGATGCGGGCGGTGCCGTGTTCACCGCGCACGTCGACCAGTACGAGCAACTCAAGGTGCGGCTTCTCAACGGCACACACTCGTTGATCGCCTACGTTGGGGCATTGAGCGGCGAGCAGACGATCGCCGCCTCGGTGGCTGTGCCGCAGATCGAGCGTGCCGCCTGGACGATCCTTGATGACGAGTACGGCCCGTCTGTCGAGGTGCCGCCTGCCGTCGACATCGAGGAGTACAAGCGTCAGCTCTTTCTGCGCTGGGGCAACTCCGCCCTCGCCCATCGCACGAGCCAGGTCGGCACCGACGGATCGGTGAAGCTGCGCCAGCGCATCCCGGAACCGGCGCTTCTCGCACTGGAACAGGGCCGCATGTCCCACATGATCGCGCTTACGGTCGCCGCCTACCTCTCGTGCATCGCGCCGCTGCCGGGATTCGACCCCGGATCGATCGCGCAGGAGATGAAGGATGTCGCACGGCCGCGCCTGGCGGAGCTTGCGGAGCGTACGCATCATGGGGCGGGTCTCGCCGCAGCAGTGATCGGTGATCTGCAGCTCTTCGGCCCCCGGCTGGCCGAGCACCCGCTGTTCAGCTCGCGAGTAGGAGAACTCATCGATGTGATCGCGCGACACGGCGTGTCCGCCGCGGTCGAGGAGAGCATCGCGTCATCTCGCGGCGCCGGTGCGAGGGCGCTGTCATGA
- a CDS encoding LacI family DNA-binding transcriptional regulator, producing MSATLTEVARRAGVSVATASRAFGEPGRLAAGTLERVLHAANEVGYQATQPPTATRTIGIVIPDVANPVYATLLKSIHAQAWHGRHRTVLYDTDEDPHREREQIQRASELDGMLLCSPRLPDDEVRLLVGDTASIGVNRDVPGLPCVVMDTDRGPRQAVEYLAALGHEHLAYAAGPEGSWADIRRSATVETACAQFGMRLTRLSHQAASIQGGRAASATAVASGATAVVAYNDLVALGLEAGMAEMGRACPDDVSIVGIDDIEMSSAVNPGLTTVRMPIERCGSLAVDLLLQALSGAEPPTVTTLDSQLIVRGSTAPPPRVRG from the coding sequence ATGTCAGCGACACTCACCGAGGTGGCACGCCGCGCCGGGGTCTCTGTCGCGACGGCATCCCGGGCGTTCGGCGAACCGGGCCGGCTCGCCGCCGGCACGCTCGAGCGCGTTCTGCACGCGGCGAATGAGGTCGGGTACCAGGCGACACAGCCGCCGACGGCCACGCGCACCATCGGCATCGTGATCCCCGACGTCGCGAACCCTGTCTACGCGACGCTCCTCAAATCCATCCATGCGCAGGCCTGGCACGGCAGGCACCGCACGGTTCTGTACGACACCGACGAAGACCCACACCGCGAGCGGGAGCAGATCCAGCGCGCGAGTGAGCTCGATGGCATGCTGCTCTGCTCACCGAGGCTGCCCGACGACGAAGTCCGCCTCCTGGTCGGCGACACCGCGAGCATCGGGGTGAACCGCGACGTACCCGGCCTGCCTTGCGTCGTCATGGACACCGACCGCGGACCACGCCAGGCAGTCGAATACCTCGCGGCTCTCGGGCACGAGCACCTCGCCTATGCGGCCGGCCCCGAGGGGTCGTGGGCCGACATCCGACGCTCCGCGACCGTCGAGACCGCCTGCGCGCAGTTCGGCATGCGGTTGACACGGCTCAGCCATCAGGCCGCGTCGATTCAAGGAGGACGCGCCGCATCGGCGACGGCCGTCGCCAGTGGTGCCACCGCCGTGGTCGCATACAACGACCTCGTCGCGCTGGGGCTTGAGGCCGGAATGGCCGAGATGGGCCGCGCCTGCCCCGACGACGTCAGCATCGTCGGCATCGACGACATCGAGATGTCTTCGGCAGTGAACCCCGGCCTCACCACCGTCCGCATGCCGATCGAGCGATGCGGGAGCCTGGCCGTCGACCTTCTGCTGCAAGCACTGTCGGGCGCCGAGCCGCCGACCGTGACGACCCTCGACTCGCAACTCATCGTGCGCGGGTCGACCGCTCCCCCGCCGCGCGTCCGGGGCTGA
- a CDS encoding prevent-host-death protein codes for MTATLPRRSFQSSELSRQPAPVFEAAEQAPVEVTRRDGEALVLMTRAEADARDSLLDFAAQLIAATLGDEGTLADRLADRFDWMLALPPADRQQCAGDLVQAARASFATGEAHLAAAEMTSWRSTARALAAGLGPVDVTWLEIPIQVERP; via the coding sequence ATGACAGCGACACTCCCCCGTCGGTCTTTCCAATCGTCTGAACTATCGCGCCAACCGGCTCCCGTCTTCGAAGCGGCAGAGCAAGCACCGGTAGAAGTCACGCGGCGCGATGGTGAGGCGCTTGTACTGATGACGCGCGCCGAGGCCGATGCACGCGATTCGCTCTTGGACTTCGCCGCGCAACTGATCGCGGCCACATTGGGCGACGAGGGAACTCTTGCCGATCGGCTCGCTGACCGATTCGATTGGATGCTGGCGCTGCCACCGGCTGACAGGCAGCAGTGCGCGGGCGATCTTGTACAAGCCGCGCGCGCATCGTTCGCCACCGGGGAGGCTCATCTTGCGGCGGCCGAGATGACATCGTGGCGATCGACCGCCCGCGCACTCGCCGCAGGTCTCGGGCCCGTTGACGTGACATGGCTCGAGATTCCTATCCAGGTCGAGCGACCCTGA
- a CDS encoding (deoxy)nucleoside triphosphate pyrophosphohydrolase — MSRVLEVVGAAIVDGDRVLAAQRGPGRSQAGLWEFPGGKIEPGESPEEALVREIREELGVDVTVGTPVGRVEHDYGSRHIALAVYFCGIVEGRLTPTEHSELRWMPRTDLGTLQWAPADVPIVEQLVASTRRAFSDVADDTD; from the coding sequence ATGAGTCGCGTGCTTGAAGTGGTCGGCGCCGCCATCGTCGACGGCGATCGCGTGCTCGCCGCGCAGCGCGGACCCGGACGCTCGCAGGCGGGGCTCTGGGAATTCCCCGGCGGCAAGATCGAGCCCGGCGAGAGCCCCGAGGAGGCGCTCGTGCGCGAGATCCGCGAAGAGCTCGGCGTCGACGTCACCGTCGGCACGCCGGTCGGCCGCGTCGAGCATGACTACGGTTCTCGACACATCGCGCTCGCGGTCTACTTCTGTGGCATCGTCGAGGGTCGACTCACCCCGACCGAGCATTCGGAACTGCGATGGATGCCGCGCACCGACCTCGGCACGTTGCAGTGGGCGCCGGCGGATGTGCCGATTGTGGAGCAACTCGTCGCCAGTACCCGCCGCGCGTTCAGCGACGTGGCCGACGACACCGACTAA
- a CDS encoding nuclease-related domain-containing protein, whose product MVPGRSRVARLFGISPLGPESRPWYLGALGEREVARLLDQLGADWHAIHSVPVGTSGSDIDHVLVGPGGVYTVNSKFHDGARVWVAGRSLLVNGQRKDHLRNAAFEARRASKLITRAAGSPVHVSAIIAIVGARSLTIRAQPAEVAVLSSVRMVRWLKQRPAVLNEEEVRHIAGTVMRSSTWGSQSAPDADLSAFATLRDAVVAAKRRRVLWAVGVVLSPFVVMTVTFIGSVLVPMGAHLN is encoded by the coding sequence ATGGTCCCCGGTCGATCGCGTGTGGCACGACTCTTCGGCATCTCGCCCCTTGGCCCAGAGAGTCGGCCATGGTACCTCGGGGCTCTCGGCGAACGTGAAGTGGCCCGCTTGCTTGATCAATTGGGGGCCGACTGGCATGCAATCCACTCGGTGCCCGTCGGCACCTCTGGGAGCGACATCGACCATGTTCTCGTCGGGCCCGGCGGCGTCTACACCGTCAACTCCAAGTTCCACGACGGAGCGCGAGTGTGGGTGGCCGGCCGCAGCCTGCTTGTCAACGGGCAGCGGAAGGATCATCTCCGAAACGCGGCGTTCGAGGCACGTCGCGCCTCCAAGCTGATCACTCGGGCCGCCGGAAGCCCCGTCCATGTCAGCGCGATCATAGCGATTGTCGGAGCTCGCAGCCTCACGATCCGTGCGCAGCCGGCTGAGGTGGCGGTTCTCTCGTCGGTGCGCATGGTGCGATGGTTGAAACAACGGCCCGCGGTACTCAATGAAGAGGAAGTGCGTCACATCGCCGGCACCGTGATGCGATCGTCTACCTGGGGAAGCCAAAGTGCCCCGGACGCCGATCTCTCCGCATTTGCAACCCTTCGGGATGCGGTTGTCGCGGCCAAGCGAAGACGAGTGCTGTGGGCAGTGGGTGTCGTGCTCAGCCCCTTCGTCGTGATGACGGTGACGTTCATTGGCAGTGTGCTCGTCCCTATGGGCGCGCACCTCAATTAG
- a CDS encoding PH domain-containing protein produces the protein MEAAALMTWTLQQEIPVPKDVQPLLVAGEEAIASFKTFRDSATFTTKRLIVRDAQGLTGKKVEIYSLPYSAINMWSSENAGKLDWNSEIELWTRAGHIKIKLTKGADVRRIDSLIAWAVLQAH, from the coding sequence ATGGAGGCCGCCGCATTGATGACGTGGACTCTTCAACAGGAGATTCCGGTCCCGAAGGACGTTCAACCGCTGCTCGTTGCCGGCGAAGAGGCGATCGCCTCTTTCAAGACGTTTCGCGACTCGGCCACGTTCACCACCAAACGATTGATCGTGCGCGACGCACAGGGTCTCACGGGCAAGAAGGTCGAGATCTACTCGCTGCCGTACAGCGCCATCAATATGTGGTCATCGGAGAACGCGGGCAAGCTCGATTGGAACTCCGAGATCGAGCTCTGGACGCGGGCCGGACACATAAAGATCAAGCTCACGAAGGGCGCGGACGTGCGCCGTATCGACAGCCTGATCGCGTGGGCAGTGCTGCAGGCGCACTGA